From a single Brassica napus cultivar Da-Ae chromosome C9, Da-Ae, whole genome shotgun sequence genomic region:
- the LOC106439652 gene encoding translation initiation factor IF-1, chloroplastic: MLQLCSTLRPQLLFSPQIRFTDGVLIPRLNFGSSSSVVSFRPVIRCQRVSGGRGGANRSKPAKPPVKEGSNKTVIEGLVTESLPNGMFRVDLENGDNVLGYICGKIRKNFIRILPGDKVKVEMSVYDSTKGRIVFRMSSRD, encoded by the exons atgcTTCAACTCTGCTCCACTCTCCGTCCTCAACTTCTCTTTTCTCCTCAAATCCGATTCACAGATGGAGTTTTGATTCC CCGACTAAACTTTGGTTCGAGCAGTTCAGTTGTGAGCTTCCGTCCAGTGATACGGTGCCAGAGAGTTAGCGGAGGTCGAGGAGGAGCCAACCGAAGCAAACCCGCCAAGCCTCCTGTTAAAGAAGGCAGCAACAAAACGGTGATCGAAGGTTTAGTCACCGAATCGCTTCCCAACGGCATGTTTCGAGTTGATCTTGAGAATGGAGATAACGTTCTTGGGTACATTTGTGGGAAGATTAGGAAGAATTTCATACGAATTCTGCCTGGAGATAAAGTGAAAGTTGAAATGAGTGTTTATGATTCTACGAAAGGTCGTATCGTTTTCAGAATGAGTAGTAGAGACTAA